A region from the Desulfoglaeba alkanexedens ALDC genome encodes:
- a CDS encoding sensor histidine kinase, translated as MLKRLSLRARILVLLGVLIGVNCAGALVTLWYTKRTQALYTSMVDRDVEALLAAQKLESSLVMQKGFVTYYFLNRDPQWLTQLSDYHGRFEDWLQRARQSAYLEEAREILNAIESEYIRYAHARDRVVHLYKEEKVEEGAELHWKVRDQFHAIYDLTEAYKRLHEARILEARERYSAQAKLVTRLAWSAIPATIVVGFVLGSILFGQVLEPIRRMALDSLPEGDLRRVGDEVKALSRRVRSLMDDVDEAHSQLEESREHLMQSEKLALVGKLAAGVAHSIRNPLTSVKMRLFSLERSLKLDTTQREDLEVISEEIRHIDTILRNFLEFSRPPKLKMQRISPSDVVDMTLQLLRHRLESYGVEVKVQRERRLPKISADPEQLKEVLVNLLLNACEAMTEGGVIQIREEEGVVPPRGRTLVIRVTDSGPGIPETLQDKVFEPFFSTKEEGSGLGLSIAKRIIEDHGGWMQVSSTGRQGTTFVIALPCEEQDHWLRS; from the coding sequence ATGCTGAAGCGGCTCAGCCTGCGCGCCAGGATACTGGTGCTTCTCGGGGTCCTCATCGGCGTCAACTGCGCTGGGGCACTGGTGACGCTCTGGTACACCAAGCGAACCCAGGCGCTCTACACGTCCATGGTGGACCGCGATGTGGAGGCGCTCCTGGCGGCTCAGAAGCTCGAAAGTTCCCTGGTGATGCAGAAGGGGTTCGTGACTTATTACTTTCTCAATCGCGATCCCCAGTGGCTCACGCAATTGAGCGACTATCACGGCCGATTCGAAGATTGGCTGCAGAGGGCGAGACAATCGGCTTACCTGGAAGAAGCTCGGGAAATCTTGAACGCCATCGAGTCGGAGTACATTCGCTACGCTCATGCCCGGGACCGGGTCGTCCATCTCTACAAGGAAGAAAAGGTTGAGGAGGGGGCGGAACTTCATTGGAAGGTCCGGGACCAGTTCCATGCCATCTACGACCTCACCGAAGCGTACAAGAGGCTCCACGAAGCCCGGATCCTGGAAGCGCGCGAGCGCTACAGCGCGCAGGCCAAGCTGGTGACGAGGCTGGCCTGGAGCGCCATCCCGGCAACCATTGTGGTGGGGTTCGTGCTGGGGTCCATCCTCTTCGGGCAGGTTCTGGAACCGATCCGCCGGATGGCGCTGGACAGCCTGCCGGAAGGGGATCTGAGAAGGGTGGGCGACGAAGTAAAGGCTCTGAGCCGTCGGGTCCGGAGCCTCATGGACGACGTGGACGAAGCGCACAGCCAGTTGGAAGAGAGTCGTGAGCACCTGATGCAGTCGGAGAAACTCGCCCTGGTGGGTAAACTGGCGGCCGGAGTGGCTCACAGCATCCGAAACCCGCTCACCTCGGTCAAGATGCGGCTCTTCTCCCTGGAGCGGAGCCTCAAGCTGGATACCACCCAGCGTGAAGATCTGGAGGTGATTTCCGAAGAAATCCGCCACATTGATACCATACTGAGGAATTTCCTGGAGTTTTCCAGGCCTCCCAAGTTAAAGATGCAGCGGATAAGCCCCTCCGATGTGGTGGACATGACTTTGCAGCTCCTGCGCCACCGGCTGGAATCGTACGGTGTGGAGGTCAAGGTCCAGCGGGAGCGTCGGCTTCCCAAGATTTCAGCGGATCCGGAGCAGCTGAAGGAGGTGCTGGTGAACCTTCTACTGAACGCCTGCGAAGCCATGACGGAAGGCGGCGTCATCCAGATTCGGGAAGAGGAAGGGGTGGTGCCTCCGCGGGGGCGGACCCTGGTGATCCGGGTGACCGACAGCGGCCCTGGGATTCCCGAGACGTTGCAGGACAAGGTGTTCGAGCCGTTCTTCAGTACCAAGGAGGAAGGATCGGGGCTGGGCTTGAGTATCGCCAAACGCATCATCGAGGACCACGGCGGGTGGATGCAGGTGAGTTCCACCGGGAGGCAGGGGACCACCTTTGTAATCGCCCTTCCGTGTGAGGAGCAGGACCATTGGCTGAGATCTTGA
- a CDS encoding transferase, protein MKRIEQLIDRIIDRVNINLREPAFDVGPYVRGLIPVEQFERFYAFYGLSPHHPLHFHFRGSSLAGSYFLGKCIVEHSVLYKSDIRGDELKMRGDVLCHKGLQVPLHDDEVIRIKDGFLVKTLVHNYSHDPENPEEFLIQNTVSLHYANIHGAPVEGSFLGPFATVDLTTVHDCVIGPFAYVQVGELAHREVEPGTIWIRSDGDFDFRYRFPDTVLKRYVNALSGRNPEGVLMDFVEARKEDFQEVFDGAVRRPPRIDVPPGAALSRYAVVRGDTEIAENVLVAQRAYLEDAYLGKGANAQENCYIIRSRLQGWNVTAHGGKIIHAVLGPKVFVGFNAFLRASEDCPLKIGEGSIVMPHTVVDLEEPVDIPPGRLVWGYVSRRADLEHQSLALEDLSRVEGLMEKGAMRFEGNGARFVEAFRHRIEHILEANGAYFDGTNNVGHAQKGQNISFNIMQPYPEGEMQGLYPTIDIRP, encoded by the coding sequence ATGAAACGCATCGAACAGCTCATCGACCGCATCATCGACCGGGTGAATATCAATCTGAGGGAGCCCGCCTTCGACGTGGGGCCCTATGTTCGCGGGCTCATCCCCGTGGAGCAATTTGAACGGTTTTACGCCTTTTACGGCCTGAGCCCCCACCATCCCCTTCACTTCCATTTTCGGGGATCGAGCCTTGCGGGGAGCTACTTCCTGGGAAAGTGTATCGTGGAGCATTCCGTGCTATACAAGAGCGACATCCGGGGCGACGAGCTGAAGATGCGAGGCGACGTTTTGTGCCACAAGGGGCTCCAGGTGCCGCTCCACGACGACGAGGTCATCCGGATCAAGGACGGCTTTCTGGTGAAGACCCTGGTCCACAATTACTCTCACGATCCGGAAAACCCCGAGGAGTTCCTCATCCAGAACACCGTCTCCCTCCATTACGCGAACATCCACGGAGCGCCCGTGGAGGGAAGTTTCCTGGGGCCGTTCGCCACGGTGGATCTCACCACCGTGCACGACTGTGTGATCGGTCCATTCGCCTACGTCCAGGTGGGGGAGCTGGCTCATCGCGAGGTGGAACCGGGAACCATCTGGATCCGTTCCGACGGGGATTTCGATTTCCGGTACCGCTTTCCGGACACTGTCCTGAAGCGCTATGTGAACGCCCTTTCGGGAAGGAACCCCGAGGGGGTGCTCATGGATTTCGTGGAAGCGCGAAAGGAAGATTTCCAGGAAGTGTTCGACGGCGCGGTTCGACGGCCACCCCGGATCGATGTCCCCCCGGGGGCGGCGCTCAGCCGTTACGCTGTGGTCCGTGGTGACACGGAAATCGCCGAAAACGTCCTGGTGGCTCAGCGGGCCTACCTGGAAGACGCCTACCTGGGAAAAGGGGCGAACGCGCAGGAAAACTGTTACATCATCCGCTCGCGCCTGCAAGGCTGGAACGTCACGGCCCACGGCGGCAAGATCATCCACGCGGTATTGGGGCCCAAGGTGTTTGTGGGCTTCAATGCGTTTCTCCGGGCAAGCGAAGACTGTCCCTTGAAGATCGGCGAAGGTTCCATCGTCATGCCGCACACGGTGGTCGACCTGGAGGAGCCGGTGGATATCCCGCCGGGGCGGCTGGTGTGGGGTTACGTGTCTCGCCGGGCGGACCTGGAACACCAGAGCCTCGCCCTGGAAGACCTGAGCCGTGTCGAAGGGTTGATGGAAAAGGGGGCGATGCGGTTCGAAGGAAACGGCGCCCGTTTCGTGGAAGCCTTCCGGCACCGGATCGAGCACATCCTCGAGGCCAACGGGGCGTACTTCGACGGGACGAACAACGTGGGGCACGCTCAGAAGGGCCAGAACATCTCATTCAACATCATGCAGCCGTACCCGGAAGGGGAGATGCAGGGGCTGTATCCGACCATCGACATCCGTCCCTGA